In a single window of the Montipora capricornis isolate CH-2021 chromosome 11, ASM3666992v2, whole genome shotgun sequence genome:
- the LOC138023019 gene encoding uncharacterized protein, whose amino-acid sequence MKHQGDKRNNRLGSLCSVSALLLSVVCCIAIIHVELRIQEHHRLISHSVTSCDQLETKILRKVQQNYKEWQNDKGSHAEGHPMKTRGNNNTRSREIRASPYLSQQENYPTVSQVKLLVKEELRDLQNQICAKDETLRSVGQRKGNKGSKGSRGRRGPPGPPGGPGPKGPPGNRGRTGPPGQRGIKGDLGLPGQPGPAGPQGPKGVNGTKGEPGQSSSAHISI is encoded by the exons ATGAAACATCAAGGAGATAAACGGAACAACAGACTCGGTAGCTTGTGTTCTGTGTCTGCTTTGTTGTTGTCTGTTGTCTGTTGTATCGCTATAATTCATGTGGAACTCAGAATACAAGAACACCATCGACTGATATCACACTCAGTGACCTCCTGTGATCAGCTTGAGACAAAAATCCTACGAAAAGTGCAGCAGAATTACAAAGAATGGCAAAATGATAAAGGCAGCCATGCAGAAGGACACCCAATGAAGACGAGAG gTAATAACAACACCCGGTCAAGAGAAATACGAGCGTCACCTTACTTATCACAGCAGGAAAATTACCCAACAGTTTCTCAAGTAAAGCTACTGGTGAAAGAAGAGCTTCGAGACCTGCAAAACCAAATTTGTGCAAAAGATGAGACGCTCCGCAGTGTGGGGCAACGAAAAGGCAACAAAGGGAGTAAAGGAAGCCGAGGGAGACGAGGTCCCCCAGGTCCCCCAGGGGGACCTGGGCCAAAGGGACCTCCTGGAAATAGAGGAAGAACGGGTCCACCGGGACAACGTGGTATTAAAGGGGATCTGGGTCTACCGGGTCAGCCTGGTCCCGCGGGACCTCAGGGGCCAAAAGGAGTAAATGGCACCAAAGGTGAGCCGGGCCAGTCCTCCTCGGCTCATATTTCCATATAG